CTCGCCTGCGTGACGGTTTTCAGCCGAGCCGTGAGAATGGCATCAATGGCCGTGTCGATCCGACTAATAAAGAAGCTGGCGACACTCGAGACGGCGCCGGGATCGCCGCCTCGTGCGACGAGCGCTTCGAGCCCCGCGATGTAGGCGTCGGCGACCCGCTCGTAGACCTGCCGGGAGAAGAGCAGGGTGACATTGATGTTGATCCCCTCGCCGATGAGCGCCGTAACAGCAGGGATGCCCTCCGGGGTGCCCGGGACCTTGATCATCGCGTTCGGGCGCCCGACCAACCGCCACAGTCTTCGTGCTTCATCCATCGTGGTCTGCGTCTCGTGGGCGAGGTAGGGCGAGACCTCCAGGCTCACGAAGCCGTCCCGCCGCTTCGTCTGCTCATAGACTGGCCGCAGCACATCGGCGGCATCTCGAATGTCTTGGATTGCCAACTGCTCGTAGCGCGACTTGGCGTCCAGATCCCTTTGCTGCTCGAGACGGGTAAGGGCCTCGGCATAGTCGGTACTCCCGATGATCGCCTTCTCGAAGATGGCGGGGTTTGAGGTGATACCCCGGAGCCCATCCTCATCTACTAACCGTTGCAGCTCGCCACTGGTGATAAGGCCTCGCCGGATATAGTCCAACCAAACCGATTGTCCATAATCGAGCAATGCTTGCAAGGGATTCATTGCCTGCTCCTTCACCTGAACGCTGATCGCTGGATGCTGAAGGCTTCATTCAGCAGTCGGCTATCAGCGTTCAGCCGTCCAGTGATCGGTTGGGGTTGGATCATTGATGACGCCTGTGGCTATTGAGGTCATTGTGATCGTCACCCATGGAAAAAGAAAGCGGAATTTTCGTTTCCCCTTGACATCCCTACGAGGGTCAACTTAGCATAGGTTGAATCTCATGGAGTCCTCCTGCGCGGAGGTGAGATGCAGGCTGAGGGGCGGCGATTCGCCATCCAAGCAGATCAATGGCAGGCTGAGGGAATGCGTGCGGCCCTTCAGGGCAAGGTGAGTCCTGAGGGGCCGTGTTATTTCCGGGAGGCCACGAAACATCGGGCAGAAGACCGGCCGCCAGGCAAGGGGAGGAGCGGCATACACAGCGTTCTCAAGACACGACGGCAGCGCTTCGAGCGGGTAATCCAGCAGAACCAGATCCAGTGTTGGCGTCGCGCCGCTTCTGCAAGACAATGACATGGGCCAAAGGAGCAATCAATGAAGGCGAACCCCGGGGATCTTTCCCCTTGGTGGCGGTATTCGCTCGTTATCACGATGATTTTTGGATTAACTGTCTTGGTTTGGCTGGCGGTGCGTACCTATTATTTCGCGCCGCCAATTCCGGACAAGGTGACCGGCCCGGGCGGTGTGATCGTCCTGACGGCCGACGACATCCGAGACGGACAGGAAGTGTTCTTGAAGTACGGCCTGATGGAAAACGGTTCCGTCTGGGGACATGGGGCGTATCTTGGACCGGATTTTTCGGCGGAGTATTTGCACGCATTGGCGGTAGTAGCGGGCCCCGCGTTGAAGCAGAATCACTACGACCCGCAGACCAGGACATTGACATTCACGGAAGCGGAGGCGGCCACGTTCGAGAAGCAGGTGGCGAGGTGGACGGCGTACTTCGCTGAGCCAGCGGGCAGCGTAGGGTTGCCGGCCAAGTACATCACTGACCCGGCGGAGTTGCGACACCTGACCGCTTTCTTCGCGTGGACGGCATGGGCGTCGGTTGCGAATCGACCGGGCAAGTCCTACTCGTACACGAACAACTTTCCGTACGAACCCTTGGCCGGCAATACGCTTACGGCCGATGCGATTCTGTGGAGCGCGCTGAGCTTGATCACACTATTGGCGGGGATCGCGGGGGTGCTGGTCGCGTTCGGCAAGTTTGATTTCCTCGGCTGGAAGGGCCGGAGTGGGCACGTGCACCCCCTGATGTTGCCGGGCGTAGCCACAGAGAGCCAGCGGGCGACGATCAAGTTCTTTGCGACGGTGGCGCTGTTGTTTTTCGCGCAGGTGATCGTCGGCGCCGCGGTTGCGCATTACCGGGCCGATCCCGGCACGTTCTACGGCCTAGATCTGTCGCACGTCGCGCCGAGCCACATCATGCGGACTTGGCATTTGCAGTTGGCGATCTTCTGGATTGTGACCGCGTACGTTGCGGGCGGACTGTTCTTGGCCGCGGGACTGGGCGGCAACGAGCCGCGCGGGCAGGTTCGAGGCATTAACCTGTTGTTTATCGCTCTGCTGGTGGTCGTGGCCGGCAGCTTATTGGGCGAGTGGCTGGGGGTGAATCAGATGCTCGGCTCCCTGTGGTTCTGGCTGGGGCAC
This region of Candidatus Methylomirabilis sp. genomic DNA includes:
- a CDS encoding cbb3-type cytochrome c oxidase subunit I codes for the protein MKANPGDLSPWWRYSLVITMIFGLTVLVWLAVRTYYFAPPIPDKVTGPGGVIVLTADDIRDGQEVFLKYGLMENGSVWGHGAYLGPDFSAEYLHALAVVAGPALKQNHYDPQTRTLTFTEAEAATFEKQVARWTAYFAEPAGSVGLPAKYITDPAELRHLTAFFAWTAWASVANRPGKSYSYTNNFPYEPLAGNTLTADAILWSALSLITLLAGIAGVLVAFGKFDFLGWKGRSGHVHPLMLPGVATESQRATIKFFATVALLFFAQVIVGAAVAHYRADPGTFYGLDLSHVAPSHIMRTWHLQLAIFWIVTAYVAGGLFLAAGLGGNEPRGQVRGINLLFIALLVVVAGSLLGEWLGVNQMLGSLWFWLGHQGWEYLDLGRAWQVMLVVGLVLWLVLLVRAMASARQNPKQRHIASLFLYAALAIPLFYLPAMFFGSTTHLSVVDNWRFWIVHLWVEGFLELFVTVMVALIFFQLGVISHANVERVIYLDAILYLGSGIIGTGHHWYWTGQTTITMALSAVFSAMEVVPLTLLTLDAWDFIQLTESQCGVCELPVSLPHKWTVYFLMAVGFWNFVGAGVFGFLINLPVISFYEVGTILTTNHGHTAMMGVFGMLALALMVIAFRQVLDDQQWQRVEKLVRVSFWGLNVGLALMVMLNLLPGGIVQLWDVLTNGYWHARGAEFLNQPFVRRLEWLRLPGDAVFIALGAAPMALAAVMTYRFTQVNKRSQP